From one Phycodurus eques isolate BA_2022a chromosome 6, UOR_Pequ_1.1, whole genome shotgun sequence genomic stretch:
- the dnajb14 gene encoding dnaJ homolog subfamily B member 14, which produces MEGNRDEAEKCINIASKAIEVGDKEKALKFLHKAEKLFPTGRAKVLLEALTRNGSSAAKGAHRRRQAHNAEDGGAQAAGERAESRGAGSSKVFTQEQVEGVQRIKRCKDYYEVLGVNKEASEDELKKAYRKLALKFHPDKNHGPGATDAFKKIGNAYAVLSNPTKRRQYDLTGGEEPSGPGHAHGGGNGFDFHRGFEADITPEDLFNMFFGGGFPSSSAQSFTNGRTSYSHHGDYRQERTDERGDGGFSMFIQLMPIVVLILVSILSQMMVSPPPYSLYSRPSTGQTVKRQTENLHVDYYVTRDFKSEYKAAALHQIEKNVEEDYVSNVRNNCWKERQTKTDLLYAAKVYRDDRMRKKAEHMTMDNCKEMDRLNNLFRGG; this is translated from the exons ATGGAAGGGAACCGAGACGAGGCTGAGAAATGTATTAACATTGCGTCGAAAGCCATCGAGGTTGGGGACAAGGAGAAGGCGCTGAAGTTCCTCCACAAAGCGGAGAAGCTCTTCCCGACAGGGAGAGCCAAAG tcTTGTTGGAAGCGCTAACCAGGAACGGGAGTTCTGCGGCTAAAGGTGCACATCGCAGGCGGCAAGCGCACAATGCGGAAGACGGTGGCGCACAGGCGGCGGGGGAACGTGCAGAGTCCAGGGGAGCAGGATCGTCCAAGGTGTTCACGCAGGAGCAGGTGGAAGGCGTCCAAAG AATAAAGCGCTGTAAAGACTACTATGAAGTGCTCGGTGTAAACAAAGAAGCCAGTGAGGATGAGCTGAAGAAGGCGTACAGGAAACTGGCCCTCAAGTTTCACCCGGACAAGAACCACGGTCCTGGAGCAACAGACGCCTTCAAAA AGATCGGTAACGCGTACGCGGTGCTGAGCAACCCGACCAAACGGCGGCAGTATGATCTCACGGGAGGCGAAGAGCCGAGCGGACCGGGTCACGCGCATGGCGGTGGCAATGGCTTTGACTTCCACAGAGGGTTCGAGGCGGACATCACGCCTGAAGACCTCTTCAACATGTTCTTTGGAGGCGGCTTCCCCTCCT CAAGCGCACAGTCGTTCACCAACGGCAGGACGAGTTACAGCCATCACGGCGATTACCGACAGGAGAGGACTGACGAAAGAGGAGAC GGTGGTTTCTCCATGTTTATTCAGCTGATGCCCATCGTGGTCCTGATCTTAGTGTCGATACTGAGCCAGATGATGGTTTCTCCACCTCCCTACAGCCTCTACTCTCGACC GTCCACGGGTCAGACGGTGAAGCGGCAAACGGAAAACCTGCACGTGGATTACTATGTCACCAGAGACTTCAAGTCGGAGTACAAGGCGGCGGCGCTGCACCAGATCGAGAAAAACGTAGAGGAAGActatgtgtcaaatgtcaggAATAACTGCTGGAAGGAGAGACAGACAA AAACGGACCTGCTGTACGCTGCCAAGGTGTACCGGGACGACCGCATGCGCAAGAAGGCCGAGCATATGACCATGGACAACTGCAAAGAGATGGACAGACTAAATAACCTCTTTCGAGGTGGATGA
- the pla2g12a gene encoding group XIIA secretory phospholipase A2 isoform X2, whose product MQTNRTSYKILTVTERFVAKAETPDWRLTLKTIRNGIHKIDTYLNAALDLFGGDDGLCRYKCSDGYKPVPRPEYKPPPPNGCGTPLFGFQFDIGIPSMTKCCNQHDRCYDTCGRDKHDCDEQFQDCLETICRNVQRTLGLAHSVQACESAVTLLFDTVMHLGCKPYLDSQRESCVCQYEVKKEL is encoded by the exons ATGCAGACAAATAGAACGTCATACAAAATACTAACAGTAACGGAACGCTTTGTGGCG AAAGCGGAGACTCCCGACTGGCGATTGACTCTGAAAACGATCCGCAATGGCATCCACAAGATCGACACGTACCTCAACGCGGCTCTCGACTTGTTCGGCGGCGACGACGGCTTGTGTCGTTACAAGTGTAGTGACG GTTACAAGCCGGTTCCTCGACCCGAATACAAGCCGCCGCCGCCCAACGGATGTGGGACGCCGCTCTTTGGATTCCAG TTCGACATCGGCATCCCGTCCATGACCAAATGCTGCAACCAGCACGACCGCTGCTACGACACATGCGGCCGCGATAAGCATGACTGCGACGAGCAGTTCCAGGACTGTCTGGAGACCATCTGCAGGAACGTGCAACGGACCCTGGGATTGGCCCACAGTGTCCAAG CGTGCGAGTCGGCGGTGACGCTGCTGTTCGACACCGTGATGCACTTGGGGTGCAAACCGTACTTGGACAGCCAGCGGGagtcgtgtgtgtgtcagtacgaggtgaagaaggagctgtgA
- the pla2g12a gene encoding group XIIA secretory phospholipase A2 isoform X1, which yields MLTIRHVVFVLVVCVASVSCCGQKAETPDWRLTLKTIRNGIHKIDTYLNAALDLFGGDDGLCRYKCSDGYKPVPRPEYKPPPPNGCGTPLFGFQFDIGIPSMTKCCNQHDRCYDTCGRDKHDCDEQFQDCLETICRNVQRTLGLAHSVQACESAVTLLFDTVMHLGCKPYLDSQRESCVCQYEVKKEL from the exons ATGCTAACGATAAGACATGTTGTTTTCGTCCTGGTCGTATGTGTGGCGTCCGTGTCCTGCTGTGGACAGAAAGCGGAGACTCCCGACTGGCGATTGACTCTGAAAACGATCCGCAATGGCATCCACAAGATCGACACGTACCTCAACGCGGCTCTCGACTTGTTCGGCGGCGACGACGGCTTGTGTCGTTACAAGTGTAGTGACG GTTACAAGCCGGTTCCTCGACCCGAATACAAGCCGCCGCCGCCCAACGGATGTGGGACGCCGCTCTTTGGATTCCAG TTCGACATCGGCATCCCGTCCATGACCAAATGCTGCAACCAGCACGACCGCTGCTACGACACATGCGGCCGCGATAAGCATGACTGCGACGAGCAGTTCCAGGACTGTCTGGAGACCATCTGCAGGAACGTGCAACGGACCCTGGGATTGGCCCACAGTGTCCAAG CGTGCGAGTCGGCGGTGACGCTGCTGTTCGACACCGTGATGCACTTGGGGTGCAAACCGTACTTGGACAGCCAGCGGGagtcgtgtgtgtgtcagtacgaggtgaagaaggagctgtgA
- the LOC133403865 gene encoding caspase-6-like yields MAHTGEHCATAASFAMGNTTVTDSTTPCVQNLTETDAFRSNKLLDPTEEYRMDYRRRGQALIFNQERFFWRLGMNDRLGTNTDRYNLEIRLKALDFEVKVYDNYKNAEVLEIIHKAAEENHSDADCFVLIFLSHGEDEHVYTNDGKISIQHITSLFKGDKCQSLVGKPKIFVWQACRGDKHDNPVVACDAVDSELKTNEVVVDASAVHTLPAGADFIMCYSVAEGYYSHRDTVNGSWYIQDLCELLTKYGDSLEFTELLTLVNRIVSERSVLVSKDRESIGKKQVPCFASMLTKKLYFRPKNS; encoded by the exons ATGGCCCACACCGGAGAACATTGCGCTACAG CAGCCAGTTTTGCCATGGGCAACACGACCGTCACTGACAGCACGA CTCCATGTGTCCAGAATCTAACGGAGACGGATGCCTTCAGGAG CAATAAGCTTTTGGACCCCACTGAGGAGTACAGGATGGACTACAGACGACGAGGCCAGGCGCTCATTTTTAACCAGGAACGCTTCTTCTGGCGCCTTGGCATGAATGACCGGCTTGGCACTAACACTGACCGCTACAACCTGGAGATCAG GCTGAAGGCGCTCGACTTTGAGGTGAAAGTTTATGACAACTACAAAAATGCGGAAGTCCTTGAGATAATCCATAAAG CTGCTGAGGAAAACCACTCTGATGCCGATTGCTTCGTGCTCATTTTCCTGAGCCACGGCGAGGACGAGCATGTGTACACCAACGATGGGAAAATCAGCATCCAGCACATTACGTCGCTCTTCAAAGGAGACAAGTGCCAAAGCCTAGTCGGGAAGCCCAAGATCTTTGTGTGGCAG GCATGTCGTGGAGACAAGCACGACAACCCCGTGGTGGCCTGTGACGCTGTGGACAGCGAGCTGAAGACAAACGAGGTGGTCGTTGACGCCAGCGCTGTTCACACGCTTCCGGCCGGAGCTGACTTCATCATGTGCTACTCGGTGGCAGAAG GATACTACTCGCATCGGGATACAGTGAACGGCTCGTGGTACATTCAAGACCTGTGCGAGCTGCTGACAAAGTACGGCGACTCTCTGGAATTCACCGAACTCCTGACGCTGGTCAACCGCATTGTGTCTGAGAGGAGCGTCTTGGTCAGCAAGGACAGAGAGTCCATCGGCAAGAAGCAGGTGCCGTGCTTCGCCTCCATGCTCACCAAGAAACTCTACTTCCGTCCCAAAAA CAGCTGA